In Nicotiana tabacum cultivar K326 chromosome 19, ASM71507v2, whole genome shotgun sequence, one DNA window encodes the following:
- the LOC107774916 gene encoding uncharacterized protein LOC107774916 codes for MDIKRVAAAQEYEDFVPTSMMVQEKDYDTLLFNLSGFKKEQVKVELCKTGNLTISGQRPVNKWQRFQKVIPVSENCDKSKISARFVNRNILCVKYPKLIISEEKKDKNLPPSATSQKTTLKDNAENGPTKEPVLKEEPKNIIPKTNEQTEAKSLPKSTSGDGKTTSLFTKPDDQSINDKELPQQDQNTTSIDEPKINNSRTSEQTRVKPDNDNSNNNNNNNRASVPNKLGPAGDLFAKLKMRKEVINMTLVALLFLCVGRCAINVMKSPKKAKE; via the exons ATGGATATAAAGAGAGTTGCAGCTGCTCAAGAATATGAAGATTTTGTGCCAACATCAATGATGGTTCAGGAAAAAGACTATGACACTCTTCTCTTTAATCTTTCAG GTTTCAAGAAAGAACAAGTGAAAGTTGAGTTGTGCAAAACAGGGAATCTGACAATTAGTGGACAAAGGCCAGTTAATAAATGGCAGAGGTTTCAGAAAGTCATTCCTGTTTCAGAAAATTGTGACAAAAGCAAAATCAGTGCTAGGTTTGTAAATAGAAATATTCTTTGTGTTAAATATCCAAAACTAATCATTTCAGAagaaaaaaaggataaaaatTTGCCACCTTCAGCTACAAGCCAAAAGACCACTTTAAAG GATAATGCTGAGAATGGTCCTACTAAAGAGCCAGTACTGAAAGAAGAACCAAAGAACATTATTCCAAAAACTAATGAACAAACAGAGGCCAAAAGTCTTCCCAAAAGCACTTCAGGAGATGGAAAAACAACTAGTTTATTCACTAAACCAGATGATCAATCGATAAATGATAAGGAATTGCCACAACAGGATCAAAATACCACTTCAATTGATGAGCCAAAGATTAATAATTCAAGAACCAGTGAACAAACAAGAGTTAAACCAGATAACgataacagcaacaacaataacaataacaacagagCCTCAGTTCCAAACAAGTTGGGGCCGGCTGGTGATTTGTTCGCAAAGCTGAAGATGCGAAAGGAAGTGATAAACATGACCCTGGTTGCTCTGTTGTTTCTTTGTGTCGGTCGTTGCGCCATCAATGTGATGAAGTCTCCCAAGAAAGCTAAAGAATGA
- the LOC107784015 gene encoding abscisic-aldehyde oxidase: MEETVKNGILVFAVNGQRFELPSIDPSTSLLEFLRTKTCFKSPKLGCGEGGCGACVVLLSKYDPTLKRVEDFSVSSCLTLLCSLNGCSITTSEGLGNTKDGYHSIHERFAGFHASQCGYCTPGICMSFYSALVNADKANHTDSPPGFSKLTAPEAEKAIAGNLCRCTGYRPIADACKTFAADVDIEDLGLNSFWKKEDSRDIKVSKLPPYDPSKNLTTFPQFLKSESATCLDSRRYPWYTPISVDELQSLLNSNLAENDASIKLVVGNTGTGYYKETQRHDRYIDLRHISELSIIELDHTGIKLGATVTISKLISFLKDKNKVALSSYGKLVSEKLVQHMEKIASPFVRNTASVGGNLVMSQKNGFPSDIATLFLGLGATVCIMTSQRHEKLTFVEFLARPPLDSRSVLLSLLIPFKKDGSSLETCSKYLFETYRAAARPLGNALAYVNAAFLADVSPHCNQFLINNIQLAFGAYGTKQATRAKKVEEYITGKILNVNVLSEALKLVKQAVVPEDGTSHPDYRSSMAVGFLFEFLFQFTDVCPTISGGLLNQSTLVEEVSKSNKDGYISEEKVDTLLSSAKQVVESSKEYYPVGEPMKKSGASLQASGESVYVDDIPSPPNCLYGAFIYSTRPLAGVKGIHFGTNSLPDGVSCIITFKDIPSRGANVGSKTIFGPEPLFADDLTRYAGDRIAFVVAESQRSADVAANMAVVEYDTENVDSPILTVEEAVQKSSFFQVPPFLYPKKVGDFSKGMAEADHKILSAEMRLGSQYYFYMETQTALAVPDEDNCMVVYASSQCPEYVGSVIASCLGVPEHNIRVVTRRVGGGFGGKAVRAMPVSTACALAAFKLQRPVRICVNRKTDMIMAGGRHPMKITYSVGFKSNGKITALHLDVLINAGIIEDVSPIIPSNFIGALKKYDWGALSFDIKVCKTNLTSKSAMRGPGEVQGSYIAEAIMEHVASVLSSEVDSIRKQNIHTFESLKLFYEHSAGDIGDYTLPGMMDKLATSSSFVQRSEMIGQYNQKNIWKKRGISRVPLVYESTQRPTPGKVSILSDGSIVVEVGGIEIGQGLWTKVKQMTAYGLSLIESSWGEELVEKVRVIQADTLSLVQGGFTAGSTTSESSCEAVRLCCNVLVERLTPLKKTLQEQNGSVDWTTLIRQAQMQAINLAANSYYVPAFGSMQYLNYGAAVSEVEIDILTGETKILQSDIIYDCGQSLNPAVDMGQIEGAFVQGIGFFMLEEYLTNTDGLVVSDSTWTYKIPTIDTIPKNFNVRVLNSGHHEKRVLSSKASGEPPLLLASSVHCATRAAIKAARKQLKLWVKLDESDSEFYLNVPATLPVVKTQCGLDYVEKYLESLLHYKIETTSLPSR, encoded by the exons ATGGAGGAGACAGTGAAAAATGGGATCTTGGTATTTGCTGTGAATGGACaaagatttgagcttcctagtaTTGACCCTTCAACTTCTTTGCTTGAGTTCTTGCGCACTAAGACTTGCTTCAAAAGTCCCAAGCTTGGCTGTGGTGAAG GCGGTTGTGGAGCTTGTGTTGTTCTTCTCTCAAAATATGATCCGACGCTTAAACGGGTTGAAGATTTTAGTGTGAGTTCATGCCTTACGCTTCTTTGCAGTTTAAATGGTTGCTCAATTACTACAAGTGAAGGCCTTGGAAACACCAAGGATGGTTACCACTCGATTCATGAACGGTTTGCGGGGTTTCATGCTTCTCAATGTGGATATTGCACTCCCGGAATTTGTATGTCCTTTTACTCGGCTCTTGTCAATGCCGATAAAGCAAACCACACGGATTCTCCACCAGGATTCTCTAAGTTGACCGCACCTGAAGCTGAAAAAGCCATAGCAGGGAACCTTTGTCGTTGTACTGGATACCGGCCCATTGCTGATGCGTGCAAGACATTTGCGGCCGATGTTGACATAGAGGATTTGGGGCTCAATTCTTTTTGGAAAAAAGAAGATTCTAGGGATATAAAAGTGAGTAAGTTACCTCCCTATGATCCAAGTAAGAATTTAACTACATTTCCTCAATTCTTGAAAAGTGAATCGGCCACATGTTTGGACTCCAGAAGGTATCCCTGGTACACTCCTATTTCTGTCGACGAGCTTCAAAGTTTGTTGAACTCCAATTTGgctgaaaatgatgcaagcatTAAGCTGGTTGTTGGTAACACAGGCACAGGATATTACAAGGAAACCCAGCGACATGACCGATATATTGATCTGAGACATATCTCTGAACTTTCGATCATTGAATTAGATCACACAGGAATTAAATTGGGGGCTACTGTCACTATCTCTAAACTTATATCATTCTTGAAGGATAAAAACAAAGTCGCTTTGAGTTCATATGGAAAGCTGGTTAGCGAAAAGTTGGTTCAGCACATGGAGAAGATTGCTTCACCATTTGTTAGAAACACCGCTAGTGTTGGGGGAAATTTGGTTATGTCACAAAAGAATGGTTTTCCTTCAGATATAGCTACATTATTTCTTGGTTTGGGCGCTACTGTTTGCATAATGACCAGTCAAAGACATGAAAAACTTACGTTCGTGGAGTTCTTAGCGAGGCCGCCACTAGACTCAAGGAGTGTGCTACTTAGTCTTTTAATTCCATTTAAAAAGGATGGAAGTTCTCTTGAAACCTGTTCGAAGTATTTGTTTGAAACCTATCGAGCTGCAGCACGACCTCTTGGAAATGCATTGGCATACGTAAATGCTGCTTTCCTTGCTGATGTTTCTCCCCACTGTAATCAGTTCTTGATTAACAATATCCAGTTGGCTTTTGGTGCTTATGGAACAAAACAAGCAACAAGGGCCAAAAAAGTAGAAGAATATATAACTGGGAAGATATTAAACGTTAATGTGTTATCCGAAGCACTTAAATTAGTCAAACAAGCAGTGGTACCCGAAGATGGAACTTCACACCCTGATTACAGGTCAAGCATGGCAGTTGGTTTTCTTTTTGAGTTTCTATTTCAGTTCACCGATGTTTGTCCCACGATATCTGGTGGTCTGTTAAACCAAAGTACTTTGGTAGAGGAAGTCTCAAAGAGTAACAAAGACGGTTATATTAGTGAAGAGAAAGTCGACACACTTCTATCATCTGCTAAGCAAGTCGTGGAATCGAGTAAAGAGTATTATCCGGTGGGTGAACCAATGAAGAAATCTGGAGCTTCCTTACAAGCTTCTG GAGAATCTGTTTACGTGGACGACATTCCATCACCACCAAACTGCCTATATGGAGCATTTATCTATAGTACAAGACCATTAGCAGGGGTAAAGGGCATCCATTTTGGGACTAATTCATTACCTGATGGAGTTAGTTGCATTATTACTTTTAAAGATATCCCGAGCAGAGGAGCAAATGTAGGATCTAAGACCATATTTGGTCCCGAACCTTTATTTGCAGATGATCTCACCCGATATGCTGGTGACCGAATTGCTTTTGTG GTTGCTGAAAGTCAGAGGTCTGCTGATGTGGCCGCAAACATGGCCGTCGTTGAATATGACACTGAAAAtgtagattcaccaattttaacTGTCGAGGAAGCAGTTCAGAAGTCCAGTTTTTTTCAAGTTCCACCATTTCTATATCCGAAAAAAGTTGGTGATTTCTCAAAAGGAATGGCTGAAGCTGACCACAAGATCCTCTCTGCTGAG ATGAGACTTGGGTCTCAGTACTACTTTTATATGGAGACACAGACTGCTCTTGCAGTTCCGGATGAAGATAACTGTATGGTTGTCTACGCATCAAGTCAGTGCCCCGAGTATGTAGGTAGTGTAATTGCTAGTTGTCTTGGTGTCCCCGAGCACAACATCCGTGTTGTTACAAGAAGGGTTGGAGGTGGCTTTGGAGGCAAGGCGGTGAGAGCGATGCCT GTCTCCACAGCCTGTGCACTTGCAGCGTTCAAGTTACAACGCCCTGTCCGAATATGCGTCAACCGAAAGACTGACATGATTATGGCAGGAGGGAGACACCCCATGAAAATAACATACAGTGTTGGATTTAAGTCAAATGGGAAAATCACTGCCTTACATCTTGATGTATTGATAAATGCTGGGATAATTGAAGATGTAAGCCCTATCATACCGTCGAACTTTATCGGGGCTCTCAAAAAGTATGATTGGGGTGCCTTATCTTTTGATATAAAGGTATGTAAGACGAACCTTACTAGCAAATCAGCTATGCGGGGCCCGGGGGAGGTACAAGGATCGTATATTGCCGAAGCTATAATGGAGCATGTAGCGAGTGTACTGTCTTCGGAGGTGGACTCAATCAGAAAACAAAATATTCATACATTTGAAAgtcttaaattattttatgagCACAGTGCAGGAGATATAGGAGATTATACTTTACCAGGTATGATGGATAAGCTGGCCACATCATCAAGTTTCGTTCAAAGAAGTGAGATGATAGGACAATATAACCAGAAAAATATATGGAAGAAAAGGGGTATTTCTCGAGTGCCACTTGTTTATGAATCTACACAACGACCAACGCCCGGAAAAGTAAGCATTCTGTCGGACGGATCAATAGTTGTTGAGGTCGGAGGTATTGAAATAGGCCAAGGTCTATGGACAAAGGTGAAGCAAATGACAGCCTATGGTCTTAGTTTAATTGAAAGTAGTTGGGGTGAAGAACTTGTGGAGAAAGTACGCGTCATACAAGCAGACACTTTAAGCTTAGTGCAAGGCGGGTTTACTGCTGGAAGTACTACATCTGAATCGAGCTGTGAAGCTGTTAGACTTTGCTGTAATGTATTAGTTGAAAGACTGACCCCTCTGAAGAAGACATTGCAAGAACAAAATGGTTCTGTTGATTGGACTACATTGATTCGCCAG GCACAAATGCAAGCAATTAACTTAGCAGCGAACTCTTATTATGTGCCGGCATTCGGTTCCATGCAATATTTGAACTATGGTGCTGCTGTAAGCGAG GTAGAGATAGATATCCTGACAGGAGAAACAAAAATTTTGCAGTCAGACATTATATATGACTGTGGACAAAGCTTGAACCCAGCTGTTGATATGGGACAG ATTGAAGGGGCTTTTGTTCAAGGAATTGGATTTTTTATGCTCGAAGAGTATCTTACAAACACAGACGGGTTGGTCGTTTCGGATAGTACTTGGACATACAAGATCCCAACAATTGACACAATACCGAAAAATTTCAATGTTCGAGTGCTAAACAGTGGACATCACGAGAAACGTGTTCTCTCGTCTAAAg CATCTGGTGAACCGCCACTACTTCTGGCATCCTCGGTTCATTGTGCAACAAGAGCAGCCATTAAAGCAGCAAGAAAACAACTTAAACTTTGGGTCAAGCTCGACGAGTCTGATTCGGAATTCTATTTGAATGTTCCTGCCACATTACCTGTTGTGAAGACACAATGTGGCCTAGATTATGTGGAGAAATACTTGGAAAGTCTGCTTCATTACAAAATCGAAACCACCTCTCTACCTTCTAGGTAG